One Mucilaginibacter ginkgonis genomic region harbors:
- a CDS encoding mechanosensitive ion channel family protein: MKQEFNLAKFYDNAYDWVLHYGPRLIVGILVLFAGLWLIRMLLNWSHNKMHRKNVDPTIKPFLLDVFGVALRLILVLAVMQIVGIQMTLFATLVGTFGVAVGLALSGTLQNFASGLLILLLKPFIVGDNIITQGLEGTVTSIQLFYTLVKTFDNRDVIVPNSKLSNEVIINISREGSRRLDIQLKFGKDIPLAQVRDVVNKAIDKCENVLATPERRIGVGEIQPDGYLLNVNVWVNAHGFQDTRLQLNEKLLEDLEAAQFYK; the protein is encoded by the coding sequence ATGAAGCAGGAATTTAATCTCGCCAAATTTTATGATAACGCTTACGACTGGGTATTGCACTACGGCCCAAGGCTTATCGTTGGCATCCTGGTATTATTTGCAGGTTTGTGGTTGATACGGATGCTTTTAAACTGGTCGCATAATAAAATGCACCGTAAAAATGTCGACCCAACTATAAAACCCTTTTTGCTTGACGTTTTTGGTGTTGCATTACGGCTCATCCTGGTATTAGCTGTTATGCAGATAGTTGGCATACAGATGACGCTTTTCGCGACGTTGGTCGGAACCTTTGGTGTGGCTGTAGGCCTTGCTTTATCAGGTACGCTGCAAAACTTTGCGAGCGGATTATTGATACTCCTGTTAAAGCCTTTCATCGTCGGCGACAATATCATAACCCAGGGGCTGGAGGGAACAGTTACATCCATTCAACTATTTTATACGCTTGTTAAGACTTTTGATAACCGGGATGTGATAGTGCCAAACAGCAAGCTGTCGAACGAGGTGATCATCAATATAAGTCGTGAGGGAAGCCGCAGATTAGACATCCAATTAAAGTTTGGGAAAGACATTCCGTTAGCTCAAGTACGTGATGTGGTGAATAAGGCGATCGACAAATGTGAAAACGTATTGGCCACGCCCGAACGCCGCATTGGTGTAGGCGAAATACAACCTGATGGCTACCTACTCAACGTTAACGTTTGGGTTAACGCTCATGGGTTTCAGGACACCCGTCTGCAGTTGAATGAGAAGCTTTTAGAAGATCTGGAGGCAGCACAGTTTTATAAATAA
- a CDS encoding CinA family protein, producing the protein MANTRILTCSKLLAEKELTIAFAESATAGWLCSEFALAPESGKVLKGAIVCYDALLKETILGVPKSLVDKFTPESEEVTRQMAVGLSKIIEADIYLAVTGLTTPGGSETPEKPVGSIFLNGLFKGQPIAFRHVFSGTCEEVIQRTIVAAAELIISTIQREDEAGI; encoded by the coding sequence ATGGCCAACACCCGTATATTAACATGCAGCAAACTGCTTGCAGAAAAGGAACTTACTATAGCATTTGCCGAAAGTGCTACAGCAGGTTGGCTATGCTCTGAATTTGCCCTGGCGCCGGAGTCGGGCAAGGTGCTTAAAGGGGCAATAGTGTGTTACGACGCGCTTTTAAAAGAAACTATTCTTGGGGTACCGAAATCTTTGGTAGACAAATTTACGCCCGAGTCTGAGGAGGTGACCAGGCAAATGGCAGTGGGCTTATCCAAAATTATAGAGGCAGATATTTATTTGGCCGTTACCGGCCTTACAACACCCGGCGGCAGCGAGACTCCCGAAAAACCGGTAGGCAGTATTTTTTTAAATGGTCTTTTCAAAGGTCAGCCTATCGCGTTTAGACATGTCTTTTCGGGAACATGTGAAGAAGTCATCCAACGAACAATTGTTGCAGCCGCAGAATTAATTATTAGTACGATACAAAGAGAAGATGAAGCAGGAATTTAA
- a CDS encoding YciE/YciF ferroxidase family protein, with protein MPTKTTKKTAAAAASRSEEAESALKELFVDELKDIYWAEKHLASALPKLIKGATSEDLKQTISTHLEETKNQVTRLESVFESIGEKAAAKKCLAMEGLLKEATELLEDTDKGTEVRDVAIISAAQKCEHYEIASYGTLRTLAGTLGYAEAQSLLDETLAEEKNADSLLTQVAENYVNEAAASETE; from the coding sequence ATGCCTACAAAAACAACGAAGAAAACGGCCGCAGCAGCTGCAAGCCGTTCAGAAGAAGCGGAAAGCGCTTTAAAAGAATTATTTGTCGATGAGTTGAAGGATATCTATTGGGCAGAGAAGCACCTGGCTTCAGCACTGCCTAAGCTGATCAAAGGCGCAACATCAGAAGATTTAAAGCAAACCATCTCTACTCACCTTGAGGAAACAAAAAACCAGGTGACAAGGCTTGAAAGTGTTTTTGAGTCTATTGGCGAAAAAGCAGCCGCTAAAAAATGCCTGGCCATGGAAGGTTTGCTAAAAGAGGCGACCGAACTGTTAGAAGATACAGACAAAGGCACAGAGGTGCGCGATGTAGCTATTATATCTGCGGCGCAAAAATGCGAGCATTATGAAATCGCGTCTTACGGTACTTTACGCACACTGGCCGGCACTTTAGGCTACGCCGAAGCTCAAAGCTTGTTGGACGAAACTTTAGCCGAAGAGAAAAATGCCGACAGCCTGCTTACCCAGGTTGCAGAAAATTATGTAAACGAAGCTGCAGCTTCTGAAACTGAATAG
- a CDS encoding inorganic diphosphatase, whose protein sequence is MNKTVNVMIECPKGSNFKLDFEPESHTFRLSKVLPAGLVFPFDFGMIPNTKGQDGDPLDVIVVSELATFPGCIIEVRVIGALQAIQTERDGKTMRNDRFIGIPMVSQLFSEILDINQLSENILNQVEHFFKNYNDQAGKNFEVIARLGAEEANKLVYQ, encoded by the coding sequence ATGAATAAGACAGTTAATGTGATGATTGAATGTCCCAAAGGGAGCAACTTCAAGCTGGACTTTGAGCCTGAAAGCCACACTTTTCGTTTAAGTAAGGTGCTGCCTGCCGGACTTGTTTTTCCATTCGATTTTGGGATGATACCCAATACGAAAGGGCAGGATGGCGATCCGTTAGACGTGATCGTGGTATCAGAACTCGCCACTTTTCCGGGATGTATTATTGAAGTACGCGTTATAGGTGCGCTGCAAGCCATCCAAACAGAGCGCGACGGCAAGACAATGCGCAACGACCGCTTTATTGGCATTCCGATGGTGTCGCAGCTTTTCTCAGAGATTTTGGACATCAACCAACTGTCCGAAAATATTTTAAATCAGGTAGAACACTTTTTTAAAAACTATAACGATCAGGCTGGCAAGAATTTCGAGGTTATCGCCCGCCTCGGCGCAGAAGAAGCCAACAAGCTGGTTTATCAATAA
- a CDS encoding DUF2252 domain-containing protein, protein MNALQERIRSFNAGLLPDMVQSKYKAMTDDAFRFFRGTCHLFYEDLSNVQPLPLSPLSWICGDLHIENFGSYKGDNKLVYFDLNDFDEAVLAPCGYEVVRMVTSIFIAFDQLKFEPEKASNMAQLYLKSYSATLARGKAISIEPRTAKGIVCDFLESAEKTSYKHLLKKRTVSKKQRIMLSLRDERHFKLDKELRAELKEHINEWIQTSSDGPYNYKVIGCVFRLAGTGSVGLKRYLFLLKSTNTKNHYLLLDMKQSRSSSVQPYLTTQQLAWPTEAERVINIQQRMQSTPASLLSTTTFRGDSYIIQELQPVKDTIKFKLLDNYRDMYQVIDDMAALTASAQLRCGGMQGSGTIDDLMAFGADESWQEAVLDYARNYALTMKDYYAEFKAGYERGLYE, encoded by the coding sequence ATGAACGCATTGCAGGAACGCATAAGATCTTTCAATGCAGGGCTATTGCCCGACATGGTGCAGTCAAAATATAAGGCAATGACCGATGACGCCTTTAGATTTTTTAGGGGGACATGCCATCTTTTTTATGAAGATCTGAGCAACGTACAACCCTTGCCGCTATCGCCGCTAAGCTGGATATGTGGCGATTTGCACATAGAGAACTTTGGCAGTTATAAAGGCGATAACAAATTGGTTTATTTCGACCTGAACGATTTTGACGAGGCCGTGTTAGCGCCATGCGGTTATGAAGTGGTGCGTATGGTTACAAGCATTTTCATCGCATTTGACCAGTTGAAGTTCGAGCCCGAAAAAGCTTCGAATATGGCGCAACTATATCTTAAAAGTTATTCGGCAACATTGGCCAGGGGCAAAGCCATCAGCATTGAACCGCGCACGGCGAAAGGGATAGTATGCGATTTTCTAGAATCGGCAGAAAAAACCAGTTATAAGCACTTATTAAAAAAGCGCACAGTAAGTAAAAAGCAGCGCATAATGTTATCGCTCAGAGATGAACGTCATTTTAAACTGGACAAGGAACTGCGCGCCGAATTGAAGGAACACATCAATGAGTGGATACAAACCAGCAGCGACGGGCCTTATAATTACAAAGTTATCGGTTGTGTTTTCAGACTGGCTGGTACGGGCAGCGTTGGCTTAAAACGATACCTGTTCTTGCTTAAAAGCACCAATACAAAAAACCATTACTTGCTGCTGGATATGAAGCAGAGTAGAAGTTCATCCGTGCAGCCTTATCTTACTACTCAGCAACTGGCTTGGCCAACAGAGGCAGAAAGGGTGATAAATATACAGCAACGCATGCAAAGCACGCCCGCATCATTACTCAGCACAACAACTTTTCGTGGCGATTCATATATCATCCAGGAATTACAACCTGTAAAGGACACCATAAAATTTAAACTGCTGGATAATTATCGCGACATGTACCAGGTGATAGATGATATGGCGGCGCTTACAGCATCAGCACAATTGCGTTGTGGCGGTATGCAGGGATCAGGTACCATTGATGACCTGATGGCATTTGGTGCAGATGAGTCATGGCAGGAAGCAGTGCTTGACTACGCCAGAAATTACGCGCTGACTATGAAAGACTATTACGCCGAATTTAAAGCTGGCTATGAAAGGGGGCTTTATGAATAA
- a CDS encoding sensor histidine kinase, with translation MTVDPHSPSGDERHALLSSIVSSSDDAIVSKTLAGIITSWNPAAQKLFGHTEEEAIGRHISLIIPKDRMHEEEFIISKVSSGQKVDHFETIRVNKSGEQIHISVTVSPIFDSNGKIIGASKIARDISIRKQLEAELEKIHKQLQKELEVSKQLQRQKDDFIGMVSHELKTPLTSINALIQVANKKLQNSEDPFLAQAMGKAAVQVRKMSAMINGFLNVSRLEVGKIILEKSAFDIRGLIADIIDEIKLTATSHEIIFAGGEPCKVVADEEKIGSVITNLVNNAVKYSPKAHNVEVNCTEEGSNVIVSVKDQGIGIPAEDVNHVFDRYYRVENTDTKNISGFGIGLYLSAEIIREHGGKIWVESVKGQGSTFYFSLPLE, from the coding sequence ATGACTGTTGACCCTCATTCCCCCTCAGGTGATGAGCGGCACGCCCTGCTTTCCTCCATTGTATCTTCATCTGACGATGCTATCGTTAGTAAAACCCTTGCCGGTATCATAACAAGCTGGAACCCAGCTGCACAAAAGCTATTTGGTCACACAGAAGAGGAAGCCATTGGCCGCCATATTTCTCTGATCATTCCCAAGGACCGTATGCATGAAGAGGAGTTTATCATCTCAAAAGTGTCGAGCGGCCAAAAGGTTGACCATTTTGAAACGATCCGCGTCAATAAGTCAGGCGAACAAATACACATTTCGGTAACGGTGTCTCCAATTTTTGATAGCAACGGTAAGATTATCGGTGCGTCTAAAATTGCCCGCGATATTTCTATACGCAAACAATTGGAAGCAGAGCTTGAAAAGATTCACAAGCAATTACAGAAAGAATTAGAGGTAAGCAAACAGCTACAGCGACAGAAAGACGATTTTATTGGTATGGTTAGCCACGAGTTGAAAACGCCATTAACGTCAATCAACGCGCTTATTCAGGTAGCCAACAAAAAGCTGCAGAATAGTGAAGACCCTTTTTTGGCGCAAGCTATGGGCAAGGCCGCCGTGCAAGTAAGAAAGATGTCGGCCATGATAAACGGCTTTTTAAACGTTTCGAGGCTAGAGGTTGGCAAGATTATATTGGAGAAATCCGCATTTGATATTCGCGGACTAATAGCGGATATTATTGATGAAATTAAACTTACAGCCACAAGCCATGAGATCATCTTTGCCGGTGGCGAACCTTGCAAGGTAGTGGCCGACGAAGAAAAGATAGGCTCTGTAATTACCAATCTGGTAAACAACGCTGTTAAGTATTCCCCTAAGGCCCACAATGTAGAAGTAAATTGCACAGAAGAAGGCAGCAATGTAATTGTGAGTGTTAAAGATCAAGGCATAGGCATTCCCGCAGAGGATGTTAATCATGTATTCGACAGATATTACCGCGTAGAGAATACGGATACCAAAAACATCTCGGGCTTTGGTATTGGTTTATATCTCAGCGCGGAAATTATCCGAGAGCACGGCGGCAAAATTTGGGTTGAAAGCGTAAAGGGCCAGGGTTCTACTTTCTATTTTTCTCTTCCTTTAGAATGA
- a CDS encoding ArsR/SmtB family transcription factor, with protein MGSTKKELFTVKQNEIAGLAKAIAHPARIAILQHLVKINACVCGDLTEELGLAQATVSQHLKELKAVGLIQGTVDGTSVCYCIEPRMWNKLRQTFSDFFVILNTVKNCC; from the coding sequence ATGGGGAGTACTAAAAAGGAACTTTTTACGGTTAAGCAAAACGAAATCGCAGGTTTGGCGAAAGCCATCGCACATCCAGCCCGGATAGCAATTCTGCAACATCTTGTTAAAATTAATGCTTGTGTTTGCGGTGATCTTACAGAAGAATTAGGCCTCGCCCAGGCAACGGTGTCCCAACATTTAAAAGAATTGAAAGCAGTTGGCCTCATCCAAGGCACAGTTGACGGGACCAGCGTTTGTTATTGCATTGAACCACGCATGTGGAACAAGTTAAGACAAACGTTTTCTGATTTTTTTGTGATTTTGAATACTGTTAAAAACTGCTGTTAA
- a CDS encoding DUF6428 family protein, which yields MNVKQLKRHLAEVCVVNFKLPDGTYLPKHFHVTEVGLIDKHFVDCGGVQRKEQKANFQLWEDGDYDHRLAPQKFLHILDLSNKILGSDELDIEVEYQQNTIGKFDLGFDGHDFLLIPKYTACLAKESCGVPQKTNVVMSNLLSTSNCQPGGGCC from the coding sequence ATGAACGTAAAGCAACTCAAGCGACACCTGGCAGAAGTATGTGTAGTGAACTTTAAATTACCCGATGGCACATATCTGCCAAAGCACTTTCATGTGACCGAAGTTGGATTGATTGATAAACATTTTGTCGACTGTGGTGGTGTGCAGCGCAAAGAGCAGAAAGCAAACTTTCAACTTTGGGAAGATGGTGACTATGACCATCGTCTTGCGCCACAAAAATTCCTTCACATTCTTGACCTGTCTAACAAAATTTTAGGCAGCGATGAACTTGACATCGAAGTGGAATATCAACAAAATACGATTGGAAAGTTTGATCTTGGTTTTGACGGGCACGACTTCTTACTGATACCAAAATACACAGCTTGTTTGGCGAAAGAAAGTTGTGGTGTTCCGCAAAAGACAAATGTTGTGATGTCTAACCTCTTGTCAACGTCAAATTGCCAACCCGGTGGGGGCTGTTGTTAA
- a CDS encoding GNAT family N-acetyltransferase, whose translation MTKILFVCIENSNRSQMAQAFAKILGNGKVEAFSAGSNPSGKINPKAISAMKEFGYDLTTHSSKNLDDVSSEAPFDYVVTMGCGDACPWMPAKHFIDWQIPDPRDMNAEEFNMVRDQIKVLVSELISQLITIRLLNRNDWPSVKEIYLKGMATDNATFQTEAPSWEDWDSSHLNFGRLAAEIDGTVVAWAALSPVSSRCVYAGVAEVSVYVDPAFAAIGIGSAILSQLITASESNGIWTLQSGIFPENTGSIRIHEKNGFRFVGRREKIGKMNGIWRDTLLFERRSKAI comes from the coding sequence ATGACCAAAATACTTTTTGTTTGTATAGAGAATAGTAACCGCAGCCAAATGGCGCAAGCGTTTGCCAAGATACTAGGCAATGGCAAGGTGGAGGCATTTAGCGCCGGGTCAAACCCCAGCGGAAAGATCAATCCAAAGGCAATTTCTGCGATGAAAGAGTTTGGGTACGACCTTACAACGCATAGCAGCAAAAATCTTGATGACGTAAGCAGTGAAGCGCCGTTTGATTACGTCGTAACTATGGGCTGTGGTGACGCTTGCCCATGGATGCCGGCTAAACACTTTATAGATTGGCAAATACCGGATCCACGAGATATGAATGCTGAAGAATTTAATATGGTGCGGGATCAAATAAAAGTCTTAGTGTCAGAATTAATATCTCAATTGATTACAATACGGTTGCTAAACCGAAATGATTGGCCATCGGTAAAAGAAATTTATCTTAAAGGCATGGCGACAGATAACGCCACTTTTCAAACAGAAGCGCCATCGTGGGAAGACTGGGACAGCTCACATCTTAATTTTGGACGGTTGGCTGCTGAGATTGATGGAACGGTTGTGGCATGGGCCGCGCTGTCTCCGGTATCGTCGAGGTGCGTTTATGCCGGGGTGGCTGAAGTAAGCGTGTATGTTGACCCAGCTTTTGCAGCCATAGGCATTGGTAGTGCTATCCTTTCTCAATTGATCACGGCATCCGAGTCGAACGGGATTTGGACATTACAGTCCGGCATCTTTCCTGAAAACACAGGGAGTATCAGGATTCATGAAAAGAACGGTTTCCGGTTCGTTGGCCGACGGGAAAAGATCGGCAAGATGAATGGCATTTGGAGGGACACATTGTTATTTGAAAGGCGTAGTAAGGCTATATAA
- a CDS encoding S41 family peptidase, with translation MKKLLFMLTGVVLFASCKKDKTVTDASTAPTTGSTLDLIRDSVYLYTKEDYYWNDAIPDYATFNPRGITGSSDLAALQNEVNRLSQYKINPLTSQPYEYVASSPGSAKYSFIDQGGVSTSLSGVSGDFGFGIFYNTTTDLRIKYVNAGSPADAAGIKRGYQITSINNSTNISYDGGTNLNFVVNAYSNSNAITMTLARPDGTTFTANLNTATYTHNPVQLAKVLDQGNGKKVGYLVFNSFVSPTVAQPALDAAFAAFKSAGITDLVVDLRYNGGGYVSTAEYLDNLIAPASASGKVMYAAYYNSTLAAGKEVLLRNQTRKDASSGQTYNYAQIDFSVAGNTVKFGTTHNLSLTNVYFIVTGATASASELTINNLRPYLNVQLIGNTSYGKPVGFFDIDINKYQLYVPEFETKNANGIGGYYTGMKPGSTDYPGYYGADDLTKDFGDPTEKLLANALSYINQGRYLSNSVSTQSIGTNGLNVDQQNVAGHALDGNKFNGMIIKDFRHK, from the coding sequence ATGAAAAAACTATTGTTCATGTTGACCGGTGTGGTACTTTTTGCAAGCTGCAAAAAAGATAAAACCGTTACCGACGCCAGCACTGCCCCTACCACAGGTTCTACTTTAGACCTTATCCGCGATTCTGTTTACCTGTACACCAAAGAAGATTATTACTGGAATGACGCCATCCCGGACTACGCAACTTTTAATCCGCGTGGTATTACGGGTTCATCAGATCTGGCTGCTTTACAGAACGAAGTCAATCGCTTATCGCAATACAAGATCAATCCGCTAACAAGCCAGCCTTATGAATATGTGGCCAGCAGTCCCGGTTCGGCAAAATATTCTTTCATCGATCAGGGAGGTGTCTCAACCTCGTTAAGTGGTGTATCCGGCGATTTTGGTTTCGGTATTTTTTATAACACCACTACAGACCTGCGTATCAAATATGTGAATGCCGGTTCGCCCGCTGATGCTGCCGGTATAAAACGCGGTTATCAGATCACTTCGATAAATAATAGTACCAACATTTCTTATGACGGTGGCACCAACCTTAATTTTGTAGTAAACGCCTATTCAAACAGCAATGCTATTACCATGACTTTGGCCCGCCCGGATGGTACAACTTTTACAGCCAACCTTAATACCGCCACATATACGCACAACCCGGTACAACTGGCTAAGGTCCTGGATCAGGGCAACGGCAAAAAAGTCGGCTACCTGGTCTTCAATAGCTTTGTGTCGCCAACTGTTGCACAGCCGGCGCTGGATGCCGCGTTCGCAGCGTTTAAATCAGCAGGCATTACAGACCTGGTTGTAGACCTGCGTTATAACGGCGGCGGTTACGTAAGTACTGCTGAATATCTTGATAACCTTATCGCGCCGGCATCCGCATCCGGCAAGGTAATGTATGCTGCTTATTACAACAGTACACTGGCTGCCGGTAAAGAAGTGTTATTAAGAAACCAGACACGTAAAGATGCTTCGAGCGGGCAGACATATAATTACGCGCAGATCGATTTCTCGGTCGCGGGTAACACTGTAAAGTTTGGCACCACCCACAACCTTTCGCTCACTAATGTTTACTTCATCGTAACTGGCGCAACGGCATCTGCAAGCGAATTGACCATCAACAACTTACGTCCGTACTTAAACGTGCAATTGATCGGGAACACCAGCTATGGTAAACCGGTTGGCTTCTTTGATATCGACATTAACAAATATCAATTGTATGTGCCGGAGTTTGAAACAAAAAACGCGAACGGAATAGGCGGATACTATACCGGAATGAAACCGGGCAGTACAGATTATCCGGGCTATTATGGTGCCGACGACCTGACCAAAGATTTTGGTGATCCAACCGAAAAACTGCTTGCAAATGCATTGTCTTACATTAACCAGGGCAGATATTTAAGCAACTCTGTTTCTACACAGAGCATTGGCACCAATGGCTTAAATGTAGACCAGCAAAATGTCGCAGGTCACGCGTTGGATGGTAACAAGTTTAATGGCATGATAATTAAGGATTTTAGGCATAAATAA
- a CDS encoding TonB-dependent receptor: MRYIYDNFRSFTFLILFLLLAGTAFAANIGGNDAEKNTGKIAGIVTTKDGKPAADVTVTIIELNKATATEANGTFIFQNVKPGTYTVRATFVGSATEAGTVIVAAGKTATVNFMLSETASQLNEVTIRSAKTLNSTKVTFDKAGIRPLDLPQSAGVVTSQVIQDQQINRLGDAVRNVSGVTLTQQRGGVGETFTARGYSIGIGGGSGSIFKNGVLTNTAGFPEAATLESVEILKGTSALMYGNVSGGVIINMVTKKPKFDFGGELSMRAGSYNFYKPVIDVYGPISKNVAFRTIGVYENDGSYRDHVKTERVYVNPSLLFNLGKSTTLLIEGDYLKSNLTPDWGVGSLNLGQAIPTMVPRNQFINTSWAYSRMNQYSGMATLNHSFSDTWKLNAIISTQSTEIDSYGSSLPNNVAANGDWNRGLQRAHTKENNYTGQLNLNGRFHTGFLGHQLLIGTDVAKVVNLSKAYTVNGTQIASYAYDKINIIDLTKFAARTDMPDALATTLTHSPVYRFGSYIQDLITITPKFKVLAGVRWSWQQTYQTTIDSLQKSKSINGTAPTKYDRAYSPKVALIYQPIPTTSVYATYSNNFIFNTGTDISGRGLDPSIVNQYEAGVKNEFLNGKLSVNASVYRIRNSNLAVTNPNNIAFRMLNGETTSDGLEIDVNGNLSRNFYFIMGYGYNFARYTNSSGLTGSPINGEQIVINPRNTANASLFYTFYDGALRGFKFGASSFYTGKRLAGYNNTVGQTQNYSRLLPVGGFATLDLSAGYSYKKFSILAQVSNVTNTFNYLIHDNYSVTPIPPTQFLTTVSYKF; this comes from the coding sequence ATGCGATACATCTACGATAATTTCAGATCATTTACCTTTCTAATACTATTTTTACTACTGGCGGGAACTGCATTTGCCGCGAATATCGGCGGTAACGACGCCGAAAAAAATACCGGCAAAATTGCCGGTATCGTTACAACTAAAGATGGCAAGCCTGCCGCCGATGTAACAGTTACAATCATCGAATTAAACAAGGCGACGGCCACAGAGGCTAACGGAACGTTTATCTTTCAGAATGTAAAACCAGGCACATATACGGTTAGAGCAACATTTGTAGGCAGCGCTACAGAGGCGGGCACAGTAATTGTAGCCGCAGGAAAAACAGCGACAGTTAATTTCATGCTTTCTGAAACGGCTTCGCAATTAAACGAAGTTACTATCCGCTCAGCGAAGACTTTAAACAGCACCAAGGTAACGTTCGATAAGGCAGGCATACGGCCTCTAGACCTTCCGCAGAGCGCGGGAGTAGTAACCAGCCAGGTAATACAAGACCAGCAAATTAACCGCCTTGGCGATGCCGTGCGCAACGTCAGCGGTGTAACTCTTACGCAACAACGCGGCGGCGTTGGCGAAACCTTTACAGCGCGTGGTTACAGCATTGGTATAGGTGGTGGCAGCGGCAGCATATTTAAAAATGGCGTGTTGACAAATACGGCAGGTTTCCCCGAAGCTGCTACTTTAGAGTCGGTTGAGATTTTGAAAGGTACATCGGCTTTGATGTATGGCAATGTATCGGGCGGGGTGATCATTAACATGGTAACCAAAAAACCTAAGTTTGATTTTGGCGGCGAGTTATCAATGCGCGCCGGCAGCTATAACTTCTACAAGCCTGTTATCGATGTCTATGGGCCTATCTCTAAAAATGTGGCCTTCCGAACAATCGGCGTATATGAAAATGACGGCAGCTACCGCGATCATGTGAAAACAGAACGTGTTTATGTAAACCCGTCGCTATTGTTTAATCTGGGCAAAAGTACCACCCTACTAATTGAGGGTGACTACCTGAAATCTAACCTTACACCAGACTGGGGTGTGGGTTCTCTTAATCTGGGCCAGGCAATCCCAACCATGGTGCCGCGCAACCAGTTTATCAATACCAGTTGGGCGTATAGCCGCATGAATCAATACAGTGGTATGGCCACTCTGAATCACTCGTTTAGCGATACTTGGAAATTAAACGCCATTATATCAACGCAAAGCACAGAGATTGACTCTTATGGCTCAAGCTTGCCAAACAACGTTGCCGCAAATGGCGACTGGAACCGTGGCCTGCAACGTGCGCATACAAAAGAAAACAATTATACCGGTCAGTTAAATTTGAATGGCCGCTTCCATACAGGCTTTCTTGGCCACCAGTTATTAATAGGCACAGATGTGGCAAAGGTGGTAAATTTAAGTAAAGCCTATACGGTAAATGGTACACAGATAGCGTCTTATGCTTATGATAAGATCAACATTATCGACCTGACAAAATTTGCCGCCCGCACAGACATGCCGGATGCCTTAGCTACCACACTTACCCATTCGCCGGTTTATCGCTTCGGTTCGTATATCCAGGATTTGATCACTATTACGCCAAAGTTTAAGGTATTGGCAGGTGTGCGCTGGTCGTGGCAGCAAACCTATCAAACCACTATCGACTCATTGCAAAAGTCGAAAAGTATAAATGGTACCGCTCCAACCAAATATGACAGGGCTTATTCACCTAAGGTGGCATTAATTTATCAGCCCATACCCACAACATCTGTTTACGCTACTTACAGCAACAACTTTATATTCAACACTGGTACAGATATTAGCGGCCGGGGCTTAGATCCGTCTATCGTTAATCAGTACGAAGCAGGCGTGAAAAACGAATTTTTGAATGGCAAATTGTCTGTTAACGCGAGTGTATATCGCATCAGAAACAGCAACCTTGCGGTAACTAATCCAAATAATATCGCCTTCAGGATGTTAAACGGTGAGACTACCAGCGATGGTTTGGAGATAGATGTGAACGGTAACCTGTCGCGGAACTTTTATTTCATAATGGGTTATGGTTACAACTTTGCCCGTTATACCAATTCATCGGGCTTAACCGGTTCGCCCATCAACGGCGAGCAAATTGTAATAAACCCTCGCAATACCGCTAACGCATCATTATTCTACACGTTTTATGACGGTGCCTTGCGAGGATTCAAATTTGGAGCGTCGAGCTTTTATACCGGCAAGCGTCTAGCGGGCTACAATAATACTGTTGGGCAAACACAAAACTACAGCCGCTTATTGCCTGTTGGTGGTTTTGCCACGCTTGATCTTTCTGCAGGTTACAGCTATAAAAAGTTCTCGATCCTGGCGCAAGTCTCAAACGTGACAAATACTTTCAATTATCTGATACATGATAACTATAGCGTTACGCCAATACCGCCTACGCAGTTTTTAACAACTGTGTCTTACAAGTTTTAA
- a CDS encoding TfoX/Sxy family protein produces MPYDQYLAERIRHLLSRTKNVTEREMMGGLCFMVDGKMCINVTSRGNVMQRCLPNQTEEVVKKHGASRFIMNGKPLNKGWLTLAPEAMDSDDDLQYWINIALAGNKEAKSKSRSGK; encoded by the coding sequence ATGCCTTACGATCAATACCTTGCAGAGCGTATACGCCATCTGTTATCACGAACTAAAAATGTAACCGAACGCGAGATGATGGGTGGTTTGTGTTTTATGGTTGATGGTAAAATGTGCATAAATGTAACCAGCCGTGGTAATGTAATGCAGCGCTGTTTGCCCAACCAAACGGAAGAGGTAGTCAAAAAACACGGCGCCAGCCGTTTTATTATGAATGGCAAGCCGCTCAACAAAGGGTGGCTGACACTGGCCCCCGAAGCAATGGACAGCGATGATGACCTGCAATATTGGATTAATATTGCCCTGGCGGGAAATAAAGAGGCTAAATCTAAATCCCGTTCCGGTAAGTAA